Below is a genomic region from Culicoides brevitarsis isolate CSIRO-B50_1 chromosome 2, AGI_CSIRO_Cbre_v1, whole genome shotgun sequence.
CGTAGTTAATAGGAAGTATTTCGTATAATTTTGGTGCTCAAATACCTTCTAAATttctaaactaaaaataattttagaaaaacatacagtgaaaaatattttttagtaccttttataaaaattttaaatgcctctttaatcgtttattttttataaatttcgtattttttttttcatatatttgacTTGTCAAATTCGAAgactgttaaaattatttcgagtCATCTTCTGACAAATACTAcgagttaacattttttttcacaaattaaaataggtatatttattatttataaacattttttttcttcttacatCTAGATTTTATACTCTAATTGTTACACAAATCTTGTgatttgtgaataaaaatcttgtaaGAAAATCTGTAATTGACAGAACGTTGGTCGTTCTTGCGGCAGTAAAGCCCAGCAGTAAGCCATAATAgcaaatctataaaaaaaaaacaaatttattagttaTGTGAtgtgaattttgtaaaattaaaaacttacaattcATCTGGGCAGTTAACTGGTTGCGCTAACCGAAATCCGTCTCTTAAATAATGCTCCATTTCGAAAGGGTCaatctgaaatgaaaaaggaggaaaaattgttcaatgacATACTAAACATGGGGAATGTCAAATCAAATTTGTGGGAGTTATTTGTCAGAAGGGGTGTTTAAAGGTGAAAAGTGACATTAATGGAAGCTGAAAGTGAtcgttattaaatttaaatgtctcTCCAGGTGGAATGAAGTTTATGGAAAATcttgcataaaaaatcaagtgcGACGTCAGTGATTAATcgaacatgaaaaattcattaaataattttcaaagttgCTGTCATCctgaatttttctgtttttcttttgtatgtAAACGAATGGAATGGTAGAAAAGTGAGAAGAGAAACAGCTCGTAACAACTAATACAATTAAGTTTGCTTTTAATATCGTTACAatggaaatataattttcttggCTTTGTGTCTGAGAGAATATGTTTACCCCGTAATCCCAGTATAATGCTGTAACTTGCATGTTTGGAgattaaaaaagagaaagaagagACAAAATTTTCGGTTGTAAGGGGGATTCGAATATTAAAGTCGAACAAATGTAGattaagcaaaataaatttacctcGGCATATGGCTGTCTAGCAAGAGTACACAGTTCCCACATAAGAACGCCAAAAGCCCATGTATCTGAAGCCTCGCTAAATCGTTTTATCTCCAAAGACTCCAAGGCCAACCATTTAATGGGGCGGTTCTCGCTGTCGCCTAAGCAATAATAATCTCCTGGGAATAAATCACGTGACAGTGAATTATCAGCTAATTTCACGAGTAATTGGTCGTCAATACTGAAAAGCGGAAAAAgggaaaaggaaaatttaaattagttttcgtGATTAATTGGCCGCTagatgtttgtttttattataatacttACACACAATTACGTGCAGCAATGTCTTTGTGGATAACTCCATGGCTGTGTAAATGGCTGAGTGCCTCGGCAATTTGTGTCGACATTAGGACGATTTGGATTGTGGTGAGAGATCGAGCCATGGGTTCTTGAAGAAACAGTTTCAAGTTGCGCGTGTTATTTGGTGCTGGATACAATAAAAATGGTGCGGTGTGATCCTCGATGGAGACACCCAAAACCGATAGAATACCGGCATGCGAAGCACCATACAAACTCATCCCCTCTTGCAGAAGTAGCGATACCTGATTTTGGGAGGCGTGTTGCCCTACTGTTTTCACAAGTACATCCTGGTTTTCGTTGTAAGTCCCTTTATAGACTCTTCCGAAGGTCCCTTCTTGTAGTAGACTTGACAGTCTTACGCGACACCTTTGTACTGTGAGTTCTGCGATGCGGCGATGTAGCTCTTCCGGCTCTGAGGGGGGCTTGCTCCGCGGTAGTGTCGTGACCGTTGGAGCAATCGAAATGGATGGGGCAACGGAAGGTGGATGAGCCGGAAGCCGCTGAAAACTTGAAGTGCGAATGGGATGGTGGGTGGGGCGCTTTACCGGGCCCCGAGCACAGTATGCGATAATGATCAAAATGCTAACCAAAATGATGGCCATGATGCCTCCAATGGCCAGGGTAATTAATCCGCTGGGAGGCGAGGCGAGCGTTTCTTGTTGCAGTGGGTCATTAAGCAACAAATTCTCATTTTCTCCTTGTAAGCAAATCTTCTTTCTCCTAAAGACGAGCTCTGTCACATTATTCGTGACCCGATTCAAAGTTATTTCAATTGTGATGGATAATTCTACTTCTGCTGCTCGAATACCTGAGCACCTGAGAGCAATGGCAAAAGTCTCAACTTCAGTAGGAACTTCGCCAGTGCGAGAAATGTTCATTGCCGGTCGCGGCAAAACTTCGGGATCCGACGACATAATGTGGATCCTGTAGGGCAGAGGTTTGCCAGCCAAACTTTGCCACGTAAAAGATACATCTTTCACATTTGCTGGTACGGGTACTTGGAACTGAAGAGCATATTCATTCACGTGACCATCTCGAACGTAATACAACTCGGCAGATAAACCTGTAAAGAGACAAAATGACATtagtaaagtttttaaaaagacgGGTGATTTTATGTTTGCTTAGAATCATTGCCATAAACCATTCAACCATCTGTCATGGACAGCCAGATCAAAATCATATCCAATAACAATAGCGCACACCAATTTCAAGGTGTTTTGAATGCTTTATTATCACTACTATTTTATAAAAGGcatgttgaaattttgtcgTTCCCTCACAAAAGAACGGATCTCTTATTCAAAAACACTCGTGTGAAAGGATAAAACGTGAATGGTTCGTCAAGGATTATGAAATGTTTGATATGAATTGAGCTTCAATTTGATTAGATTGTCAGTGAGCTACAAAGAACGACTTGTCATTGagaataaaatgtcaaaaaggttcaaattttattttctctgtGACTGCGAAAGTTTATTATGGAAAAGATACAATAATGAAGATATGCAAAGCtctctaaaatatttcaatttttaaataatttaaaggatTATGGACAATTGGACTCTTGAGACTGCAATGAGAGCTGACCAAAATCCTACCCTagcaaaaaacaaatcaaGGTAATTAAGCTTCAATTAacataaataacaaacaaattacATTTACGAGAGTgacttaatgaaatttatattgcaaactaattaatttcctatttttatgaaattaccCAATTTGTGATTTGTTTCTCCAATTCTAACAGAAATGTATCAAATAAAGGGGGGATAATCGATTTGATTCTCATACTAGACATATAACCAAGACAAAATGTGTTCCTTTATAGAGCATAGATGTTTgcaaagcaataaaatatccATTGAGGAGCAATGACGCGTGAAATTGCCgacaaaaaatcctaaaagaTGAACATTTGTCACTTTCTCGTCAAATATCTTTAACTTGGAATCCTTTCTAATTcctatttttacatttcactaaaaataaatttgaacaatttcatCCAgctgaatattaaattacataaggtcACGAAATCAAAggatatgtgaaaaaaaagaagaaacgtcTAAAATGTCTGTGTGGTCTCTAGAATCAATAGCACAGAGTTGGTGTCGCATCAAACGTaacataaacaaatta
It encodes:
- the LOC134830592 gene encoding tyrosine-protein kinase Dnt-like, which encodes MTTLVTFIGLLCLITCYGVDGHLNLYLNQLEVMRLLGLSAELYYVRDGHVNEYALQFQVPVPANVKDVSFTWQSLAGKPLPYRIHIMSSDPEVLPRPAMNISRTGEVPTEVETFAIALRCSGIRAAEVELSITIEITLNRVTNNVTELVFRRKKICLQGENENLLLNDPLQQETLASPPSGLITLAIGGIMAIILVSILIIIAYCARGPVKRPTHHPIRTSSFQRLPAHPPSVAPSISIAPTVTTLPRSKPPSEPEELHRRIAELTVQRCRVRLSSLLQEGTFGRVYKGTYNENQDVLVKTVGQHASQNQVSLLLQEGMSLYGASHAGILSVLGVSIEDHTAPFLLYPAPNNTRNLKLFLQEPMARSLTTIQIVLMSTQIAEALSHLHSHGVIHKDIAARNCVIDDQLLVKLADNSLSRDLFPGDYYCLGDSENRPIKWLALESLEIKRFSEASDTWAFGVLMWELCTLARQPYAEIDPFEMEHYLRDGFRLAQPVNCPDELFAIMAYCWALLPQERPTFCQLQIFLQDFYSQITRFV